The following are encoded in a window of Fusarium oxysporum f. sp. lycopersici 4287 chromosome 5, whole genome shotgun sequence genomic DNA:
- a CDS encoding hypothetical protein (At least one base has a quality score < 10): MARTKEDVASKGDASPRIPKSSAGVTKNTAEAPVKRGRGRPPKGAAPMPKKVYVPTGRPRGRPPGSGKKTTAGPKKVAAVNDDGTPKRGRGRPRRAASGTESAATTPKDGKKRGRKPKAADVSEDEETKHDEPADEDDVANESPARDEAHDEDGEASE; this comes from the exons ATGGCGCGTACCAAGGAAGATGTCGCATCCAAGGGCGATGCCTCGCCTCGCATCCCCAAATCCTCTGCCGGAGTGACCAAGAATACTGCTGAAGCTCCCGTCAAGCGCGGTCGTGGACGACCTCCCAAGGGTGCTGCGCCCATGCCCAAGAAGGTCTATGTTCCAACAGGACGCCCCCGCGGCCGACCCCCAGGTTCTGGCAAGAAGACCACCGCTGGACCCAAGAAGGTCGCTGCAGTAAATGACGATGGTACGCCAAAGCGGGGACGTGGTCGACCTCGTCGAGCTGCCAGCGGAACAGAGTCTGCTGCTACAACACccaaggatggcaagaagcGTGGCAGAAAGCCAAAGGCTGCCGATGTatcagaggatgaagagaccAAGCACGATGAGCCTG ccgacgaggatgatgtcGCCAATGAGTCGCCCGCTAGGGACGAG GCACATGACGAGGATGGCGAAGCTTCCGAGTAG
- a CDS encoding kinesin family member 1/13/14, with amino-acid sequence MWVILRHRLHDSIDNVNSILMTMALDSRLMPSPSSPSASFYEGRVHSSASTPSLRSRDAALSMPARMEGGGNVKVVVRVRAFLKRELERQAKCLIQMDPITQLTTLSAPDDPDPEAAKLKAKKVIEEKKFTFDNSFWSHDTNDKHYATQEDVYNSLGEDFLDHNFEGYHTCIFAYGQTGSGKSYTMMGTPDQPGLIPRTCEDLFERIDAAHCENSNVAYNVRVSYFEVYNEHVRDLLVPPQTHKAPNYLKIRESPTEGPYVKDLTEVPVRNINEILRYMKLGDTSRTVASTKMNDTSSRSHAVFTIMLKQIHHDMETDETTERSSRIRLVDLAGSERAKATEATGARLREGSNINKSLTTLGRVIAALADPKAGRGGKRKEVVPYRDSILTWLLKDSLGGNSKTAMIACIAPSDYDETLSTLRYADQAKRIRTRAVVNQDHISTAERDAQIAAMAEEIRILQLSVSDSRQREKNAKEAEDKLEEYQTHVNSMQRMMEERSMVAESKIKKLQTENEALKLHLKLAIESLKNPIPPVVVKPEREVDEQDKENASEYSEYDDDQYDSESTAYGEDELQEEMQQYLQDMGNLRKLMQGDLTRFKNENSARMPLGAKETL; translated from the exons ATGTGGGTTATTCTTCGACATCGACTTCAcgacagcatcgacaacGTCAACAGCATTCTTATGACGATGGCTCTGGACTCGAGATTGatgccttctccttcatcgcCCTCGGCATCTTTTTATGAGGGCAGGGTTCactcttcagcttcaacgCCATCGCTCAGATCTCGAGATGCGGCTTTATCCATGCCCGCCAGAATGGAGGGGGGAGGAAATGTCAAGGTCGTAGTCCGAGTGAGAGCATTTCTCAAGAGAG AACTTGAACGCCAGGCAAAATGTCTGATCCAAATGGACCCCATCACTCAACTCACAACACTCTCCGCACCCGATGATCCCGACCcagaggctgcaaagctaaaggccaagaaggtcatcgaggagaagaaattTACTTTCGATAACTCCTTCTGGAGTCATGACACTAACGACAAGCACTACGCCACTCAGGAAGACGTTTACAACAGCCTTGGCGAGGACTTTCTCGATCACAACTTCGAAGGCTACCACACGTGTATCTTTGCCTACGGACAGACTGGATCTGGAAAGAGTTACACCATGATGGGCACTCCAGACCAGCCTGGCCTGATTCCTCGGACTTGCGAGGATCTCTTTGAGCGTATCGACGCCGCTCACTGCGAGAACTCAAACGTCGCCTATAATGTTCGCGTCTCATACTTTGAAGTCTACAATGAGCACGTCCGTGACCTCCTCGTTCCTCCTCAAACGCACAAGGCGCCCAATTATCTCAAGATTCGCGAATCTCCCACTGAAGGTCCATACGTCAAGGATCTTACCGAGGTGCCCGTGCGAAACATCAATGAGATTCTGCGCTACATGAAATTGGGCGATACATCTCGTACGGTAGCGAGCACAAAGATGAACGATACAAGTAGTCGAAGTCACGCCGTTTTCACAATCATGCTGAAACAAATTCACCACGATATGGAAACCGACGAGACGACAGAGCGAAGCTCTCGCATTCGACTGGTGGATCTGGCTGGTAGCGAGAGAGCGAAGGCCACCGAGGCTACTGGTGCGCGATTACGTGAAGGtagcaacatcaacaaatCACTGACCACGCTGGGACGTGTAATTGCTGCTCTAGCGGACCCCAAGGCCGGAAGAGGTGGAAAGCGAAAAGAGGTTGTCCCATACCGAGACTCAATCCTCACCTGGCTTCTCAAAGACTCACTGGGAGGAAACAGCAAGACGGCCATGATTGCTTGCATCGCACCCTCAGATTACGATGAAACCCTTTCCACACTGCGATATGCCGACCAAGCCAAACGAATCCGAACTAGAGCTGTTGTCAACCAGGACCACATATCAACAGCCGAGCGAGACGCACAGATTGCTGCCATGGCGGAGGAAATTCGTATTCTGCAGCTTTCCGTATCAGACTCGAGACAGCGTGAGAAGAACGCCAAGGAAGCTGAGGACAAACTGGAGGAGTACCAGACTCATGTCAACTCTATGCAGCGCATGATGGAGGAGCGCAGCATGGTAGCTGagagcaagatcaagaagcttcagaCGGAGAATGAGGCCTTGAAACTGCACCTGAAGCTCGCTATCGAAAGCCTCAAGAACCCTATTCCTCCTGTTGTCGTGAAGCCAGAGCGAGAAGTCGACGAGCAGGACAAGGAAAATGCCTCCGAATATAGTGAGTACGATGACGATCAGTACGATTCGGAGAGCACAGCATAtggtgaggatgagctgCAAGAAGAAATGCAGCAATACCTCCAGGATATGGGTAActtgaggaagttgatgcaAGGGGACTTGACGAGGTTTAAGAATGAGAACAGCGCGAGAATGCCACTGGGCGCAAAGGAAACCCTCTGA
- a CDS encoding aprataxin yields the protein MHASHTLNSLETFLQMTVAELMAPKRKTPPETNTARPSRSGNPFKDRMGLGAYLEDPASYPSSRVIYHNEDFVAINDRYPKATIHTLLLPRSPKYNLLHPFDALDDPEVLAKVKTETQRLKALVAKELQRRLGTHSQSDAHRQAVLDGDAEPDQSGELPEGRDWAAEVKAGVHAVPSMRHLHVHVFSRDMFSEALRHRKHYNSFNTPFLVDLDDFPLAADDPRRNTKEEAYLRWDMKCWRCGLNFGNQFQKLKRHLEEEYETWKKL from the coding sequence ATGCATGCAAGTCACACACTCAACTCGCTCGAAACATTCTTACAAATGACAGTCGCAGAACTCATGGCCCCAAAGAGGAAAACACCGCCCGAGACAAATACAGCTCGGCCATCGCGTAGCGGAAACCCGTTCAAAGACCGCATGGGCTTGGGCGCATATCTTGAAGATCCAGCCTCATACCCATCCTCACGCGTCATCTATCACAACGAGGACTTTGTCGCAATAAACGACCGTTATCCAAAGGCCACAATTCACACTCTACTTCTCCCTCGCTCGCCAAAGTATAATCTTCTCCATCCATTTGATGCCCTAGATGACCCAGAGGTCCTTGCCAAAGTGAAGACGGAGACTCAGCGCCTCAAGGCTCTGGTCGCAAAGGAACTCCAACGTCGTCTTGGCACGCACAGTCAGAGCGATGCTCATCGGCAAGCCGTGCTCGATGGAGATGCCGAGCCGGACCAGAGTGGGGAACTCCCGGAGGGTCGGGACTGGGCCGCAGAAGTCAAGGCCGGCGTGCATGCGGTACCAAGCATGAGACACCTTCACGTGCACGTTTTCTCGAGAGATATGTTCTCTGAAGCATTGAGACATCGCAAGCACTACAATTCGTTCAATACGCCGTTTCTGGTTGATCTGGACGACTTTCCGCTTGCAGCTGATGATCCGCGCAGGAATACGAAGGAGGAGGCGTATTTGCGCTGGGACATGAAGTGCTGGAGATGTGGGCTCAACTTTGGGAACCAGTTCCAAAAGCTAAAACGACATCTTGAAGAGGAGTATGAGACATGGAAGAAACTCTAG
- a CDS encoding hydroxyacylglutathione hydrolase: MHIQSIPMWEGSSNNYAYLVVDDKSKDAVIVDPANPPEYIGCAYSEGCYSGGEDQLDSHCQHPSLAELGNPKLDIIGGKDCEGVTKTPGHGETFKLGDITFKGVHTPCHTQDSICFFVEDGKDKAVFTGDTLFIGGCGRFFEGNAEEMHEALNKRLAALPDDTVVYPGHEYTKANVKFAASVSQRDAVQKLHSFAENNKVTTGKFTIGDEKEHNVFMRVEDPEIQKQTGETEPVAVMAKLREMKNNFK, encoded by the exons ATGCATATTCAGTCAATTCCTATGT GGGAGGGAAGCTCCAACAACTACGCTTACCTGGTAGTTGACGATAAGTCCAAGGATGCCGTCATCGTTGATCCCGCAAACCCTCCAGAGTACATA GGTTGCGCCTATTCTGAAGGATGCTATTCAGGCGGGGAAGATCAACTTGACAGCCATTGTCAACACCCATCA CTTGCTGAGCTGGGCAATCCCAAGCTAGACATTATCGGCGGCAAAGACTGCGAGGGTGTTACGAAGACACCTGGTCACGGCGAGACCTTCAAGCTAGGCGACATCACCTTCAAGGGTGTGCATACACCTTGCCACACTCAGGACAGCATCTGCTTCTTTGTGGAAGACGGAAAGGACAAAGCTGTTTTTACCGGTGATACCCTTTTCATTGGCG GATGTGGAAGATTCTTCGAGGGCAATGCGGAGGAGATGCATGAGGCTTTGAACAAGCGCCTTGCGGCGTTGCCTGATGACACTGTAGTTTAT CCGGGACATGAGTATACCAAGGCCAATGTCAAGTTTGCCGCATCTGTTTCCCAGCGTGATGCTGTACAGAAGCTGCACTCCTTCGCCGAGAACAACAAGGTCACCACTGGCAAGTTTACCATCGGAGACGAAAAG GAACACAACGTCTTTATGAGGGTTGAG GATCCCGAGATTCAGAAGCAGACAGGTGAGACCGAGCCTGTGGCAGTTATGGCCAAGTTACGCGAAATGAAGAACAACTTCAAGTGA
- a CDS encoding aprataxin, giving the protein MSHQDSEPEEAITREEIRGEEPTKKSTRNAFAELMAPKRKTPPETNTARPSRSGNPFKDRMGLGAYLEDPASYPSSRVIYHNEDFVAINDRYPKATIHTLLLPRSPKYNLLHPFDALDDPEVLAKVKTETQRLKALVAKELQRRLGTHSQSDAHRQAVLDGDAEPDQSGELPEGRDWAAEVKAGVHAVPSMRHLHVHVFSRDMFSEALRHRKHYNSFNTPFLVDLDDFPLAADDPRRNTKEEAYLRWDMKCWRCGLNFGNQFQKLKRHLEEEYETWKKL; this is encoded by the exons ATGTCTCATCAAGATTCAGAGCCGGAGGAGGCCATTACCAGGGAAGAGATCCGTGGTGAAGAGCCTACAAAGAAGTCGACCCGCAATGCAT TCGCAGAACTCATGGCCCCAAAGAGGAAAACACCGCCCGAGACAAATACAGCTCGGCCATCGCGTAGCGGAAACCCGTTCAAAGACCGCATGGGCTTGGGCGCATATCTTGAAGATCCAGCCTCATACCCATCCTCACGCGTCATCTATCACAACGAGGACTTTGTCGCAATAAACGACCGTTATCCAAAGGCCACAATTCACACTCTACTTCTCCCTCGCTCGCCAAAGTATAATCTTCTCCATCCATTTGATGCCCTAGATGACCCAGAGGTCCTTGCCAAAGTGAAGACGGAGACTCAGCGCCTCAAGGCTCTGGTCGCAAAGGAACTCCAACGTCGTCTTGGCACGCACAGTCAGAGCGATGCTCATCGGCAAGCCGTGCTCGATGGAGATGCCGAGCCGGACCAGAGTGGGGAACTCCCGGAGGGTCGGGACTGGGCCGCAGAAGTCAAGGCCGGCGTGCATGCGGTACCAAGCATGAGACACCTTCACGTGCACGTTTTCTCGAGAGATATGTTCTCTGAAGCATTGAGACATCGCAAGCACTACAATTCGTTCAATACGCCGTTTCTGGTTGATCTGGACGACTTTCCGCTTGCAGCTGATGATCCGCGCAGGAATACGAAGGAGGAGGCGTATTTGCGCTGGGACATGAAGTGCTGGAGATGTGGGCTCAACTTTGGGAACCAGTTCCAAAAGCTAAAACGACATCTTGAAGAGGAGTATGAGACATGGAAGAAACTCTAG